The Archaeoglobaceae archaeon DNA segment CCTTGGTGAGGGACTGCTAAAAATGTTTCTCCCCACCGCAACTCCGCATGCACCACTTTTCAGTGCACTCTCAACTTTTCTGAGAAGCTCATATTCGTTCTCTTTGCTCCCACCTGCAATTACAACTGGCACCTTGCAGAATTTGACCACCTGAGCGAATTTTTCAACGTATGGAACCTTTACAAGATCCGCTCCAAGCTCATAGCCAACTCTCGCAGCCTGAGTTACGGTTTCGGTATTCACCTCTACCTTACCTCTCGGATACATCATCGCAAGCGTTGGAATGCCATAGCTGTCCGCAACTTCGCAAACCTGTCCGAGTTCTTCAAGTTGCCTTCCTTCAGTTTGGCTTCCAATGTTCACGTGCACGCTAACCGCATCCGCTCCAAGGGCAATTGCATTTTCAACGCTTGAAACAATCCTTTTGTCATTCGGATCCTGACTGAGGCTTGTTGAGGCGCTTAGATGAACGATCAATCCAATTTCCAGCTCAGCAACGATTCTTGAGTGCTTCACCACTCCCTTGTGAAGAACTACTGCATCTATATAATCGCTTACTGATCTCAATGTTTCCTCAACGTTTTCCAGCCCGCTTTCAACTTTGCTAACTCCATGGTCCATTGGCATAATCAAAGTCCTTCCGTTTCGCAGTATTCTTCGCAATCTCCTTAATTTCCCAATCATATAAAACACCTCTTATATTTATAGAGCATAGAGCCATACACAGACAGAGCCACTGCAAAACACCTCCTTTAGTAGCTAAACCTATAGCACCAGCTAAACCTAAAATCGAAGCTATATGCGAATGTTTGCGATGGTTTAGCTGGCATTGTCTTTAGTTATAGATAGGATATTTAAAATTTTCTCGTGCTTGGAGTTTTGGCAACAAAATTATAAAGGTTTTATCACTATAAAAGAGCATGGAAAAGATCAAAATCGAAGATCTCACTGTTCGATTTGGAAAGTTCGTTGCGGTAAATAATCTGAATATGAAGGTCAGATCTGGTGAGATCCTTGGGCTTCTCGGTCCAAATGGGGCGGGAAAGACAACAACCATTAAAGCAATTCTCGGTTTCGTTCCCTATGAAGGAAAAGTGGAGATAAATGCCGAAAAAATTGGCTGGATGCCACAAAATGCTCCACTATATTTAAATCTAACCGTTGAGGAGAATTTAAGATTTTTTGCAGAGGCTTATGGTGTAAAGAATGCCAAGCAGAAGATAGAAGAGCTACTAAAGCTCGTGGAGCTTGAAAAATTCCGAAATAGGCTTGTAAGAAATCTAAGCGGAGGAATGAAGCAAAGATGCGCTTTTGCATGTGCAATGGTTCATGAGCCAGATCTGCTAATTCTCGATGAGCCAACCGCTGGAGTTGATCCGAAGCTTCGAAAGAGCTTTTGGGAATACTTTGAATCGCTGAACAAGGAGGGAAAGACGATTCTCATCACAACACACTACATGGACGAAGCTGAGAAATGTCAAAGAATAGTCCTTATGCGAGGAGGAGAAATTTTAGCAGAAGGGAGCCCAGAAGATATTAAAAGAAAAGCCTTGGGAGGAGAAATCGTCAAGGTAAAAGTAGCAAAAGCGGAAGATGCTTTTAAAAAGCTAAAAAGCGTTGGATTAAACGCTGAGTTAAAAGGAAACGAGATCAGCGTGCTCGTTGACAACGCAAAAATCAGAGTTCCTGAGTTGTTCAAAATTCTTGGAAACGATATTTTGGAAGTAGAAATTGAAAGAGAAACGCTCGAAAATGCATTTCTAAGGCTATTGGGTGGTTAAATGCCAATAAAAGTGGTAATTGTCAAAGAACTGAAGACCATAGTCAGAGAGAGAAGGCTTTTTGCACTAATACTCATTCAGCCTATCTTACTTACTCTCATCTTTGGCTACGCCTTTTCAGGAGACATAAAGAATGTTCGCTTGGCAATTGTGGATGAATCCAACAGCAAAGCATCGAATGCTCTGATTTCGGCTTTGAGCCTTGGAGAAGCCTTTGATCTCGATTACTTCTTGGCTACGAAAAGCGAGAGTTTGGATTTAATAAAAAGGGGAGAAGTTGATGCGATGCTTTTTATTCCAAAAGATTTTGAGAGCGGATTGGCTAAGGGAAGGGCTGAAGTTGAAGTCTATGCCGATGAATCAAACTCCGCAGTGGCTAACGCTGTTGTGAACGGAATAAGGAATTTGGGTTACAGCATTTCAACGAAAACGTTCGGCGGTATAGAAGTTGAGCAGAGGTTCGTTTTTTCCACGAAAACGAGACTCATCGACTTCGTAGCCCCAGCGCTCATCGGCGTGGTTACGCTAATGATCAGCTTAATACTTTCAGCAAGCTCGTTGGCAAGAGAGAAGGAAGAAGGGACTCTTGAATTATCTTTAAAGGCTTTGAACAGCAGAGATGTTATTCTCGGAAAATTCTTGGCAATTACTGCGATGATAACACTCGACGTTTTAATCGTAATGTTTCTGATCCATAATCTATTTGGAGTTGAAGTTAAGGGTAGCTTCGCTCTGCTCATTTTAACTCAGCTTCTCTTCCTTGCTGGCTCGGTGGGAATAGGTTTATCCATCTCTTCAATTTCAGCAACACAGCTTCAGGGAATTCAGACAGTGATGATTTTCGGACTGATAAACATATTTCTCTCAGGTTTCTTCTACCCGCTCGAAAGCATGCCAGAAGCTGCAAGAATCTTCGCTCTCGTTATCCCTTTAACCTATGCGAACACAGCATTCAGAGAGATAATGGTTAAGGGTAGCGGAGTTGAGCAAATTCTTCCAGAACTCGGAATTCTGGTTTTGTATACTCTCGTAAGCCTAACTCTCGCTGTAAATGTTCTAAAAAGAATGGGAGGTGGAATTGAATGAAAGCAATTCTTTTTGCTCTCTTCTTGGTTTTTCTGGCATTCGAAGTTGTCGCTCAGCCTGACCTTGAGGCTTATTCCACGACAAGCTATTTGAGTGCTGGGAAGATGAATGAATTGAAAGTTGTTTTGGTAAATCTCGCAAAACCCGAAGAAATTGGATTCGGGACGATTGAAAAAGAGCTCTTTTACAACGCCTCACTCACAGCCTACAACCTCGAAATCAGGCTTGAAAGCAGAGGTGCGGAGGTTAAGCTTGGAAAGATCTATATTCCAGCACTTCCACCAGCAAAGAGCGTTGATTTGAGCTTTCCTGTTTCGATTCCACAGAATGCAAGTGAAAAAATCAGCTTTACGCTATACGTTGACTACGAAAGACTTTGCAATATTTTAAACGAAAGCGGGAGTTACAGATACGAATACTGCTCCGAATTCGAAACTTTCGAATTCCAGCTCGACGTCATTGAGTCAGTTAAGCCTGAGTTCAGGGTTTCAGCCTTAACTTCCAAGCTCTACGAGGGGCAAGTAAACAGAATAACGCTTATGATCACAAACTCTGGCGTCGGAGAGGCGAGAGATTTAGAAATAAGGTTGCTCGGCTTTGAAAGTGTAACGCCCCAAGTTTTTTATTTACCAGTCTTAAGACCGCTGAATTCTTCAATGATCACATTTGAAGGCATTGCAAAGGCAGAGAACTTCACCTTGGCTATTAGCTACTTATACTACGATAACGGATGGAATAGAGGCTATGAAGAAATAGCTATTCCAATGAAGCTCGAAAAAATCAGCAAAGGTCTTGAGTTCGCCTTGAGCAAATCTAAGTTCGAGAGGGACGAGAGCGGAATTTTGGAGCTTGCTGTGATGAACAACAATGCTTTCCCGATTTCTGGACTTAAGTTGAAAATTGAAGCGGATAGCTTTGAATTCGACGCAACAGAGTTTTTGTTGGGCTACCTCAACGCGGGAGAAGTCAGGAGAATTGCATTAAAATACAAGGTTAGCGAAAGTGCGAGTTTTGGCTTTAAAGAGCTCAGGTTAATTGCAGATTACAAAATCGTCGCTTCAGAACTATTAGCGAGTTCAGAAACAAAGACAATTCCCCTGCTAATCGAAGAAAATCCGTTTTTTGAA contains these protein-coding regions:
- a CDS encoding 2-amino-3,7-dideoxy-D-threo-hept-6-ulosonate synthase is translated as MIGKLRRLRRILRNGRTLIMPMDHGVSKVESGLENVEETLRSVSDYIDAVVLHKGVVKHSRIVAELEIGLIVHLSASTSLSQDPNDKRIVSSVENAIALGADAVSVHVNIGSQTEGRQLEELGQVCEVADSYGIPTLAMMYPRGKVEVNTETVTQAARVGYELGADLVKVPYVEKFAQVVKFCKVPVVIAGGSKENEYELLRKVESALKSGACGVAVGRNIFSSPSPRDIAKALHHIIHEGMSVEEVLEYEGDLVAGRWR
- a CDS encoding ABC transporter permease translates to MPIKVVIVKELKTIVRERRLFALILIQPILLTLIFGYAFSGDIKNVRLAIVDESNSKASNALISALSLGEAFDLDYFLATKSESLDLIKRGEVDAMLFIPKDFESGLAKGRAEVEVYADESNSAVANAVVNGIRNLGYSISTKTFGGIEVEQRFVFSTKTRLIDFVAPALIGVVTLMISLILSASSLAREKEEGTLELSLKALNSRDVILGKFLAITAMITLDVLIVMFLIHNLFGVEVKGSFALLILTQLLFLAGSVGIGLSISSISATQLQGIQTVMIFGLINIFLSGFFYPLESMPEAARIFALVIPLTYANTAFREIMVKGSGVEQILPELGILVLYTLVSLTLAVNVLKRMGGGIE
- a CDS encoding ABC transporter ATP-binding protein, giving the protein MEKIKIEDLTVRFGKFVAVNNLNMKVRSGEILGLLGPNGAGKTTTIKAILGFVPYEGKVEINAEKIGWMPQNAPLYLNLTVEENLRFFAEAYGVKNAKQKIEELLKLVELEKFRNRLVRNLSGGMKQRCAFACAMVHEPDLLILDEPTAGVDPKLRKSFWEYFESLNKEGKTILITTHYMDEAEKCQRIVLMRGGEILAEGSPEDIKRKALGGEIVKVKVAKAEDAFKKLKSVGLNAELKGNEISVLVDNAKIRVPELFKILGNDILEVEIERETLENAFLRLLGG